DNA from Polaribacter sp. NJDZ03:
AAATATGGCGAAACTCGTGAAGCCATCGAAAAAGAAGTAAAAAGTTGGTAAACAACTTTCGTTATATATTTAAAACTAAAAAAGCATCAAGAATTAACTTGATGCTTTTTTAGTCTCATATTTATTCACAAGAGTGAATACTTAAAACCACTACGTGGTCTACATTACAAATAATCTTCTTGCACTCATCATGTGCGCAACACGTTCACCAATTTTATGTAAAGCATCTTCATTTGCAGCATTTATAATAGCTTCATCAATAAAGTTAACAACAGCTTTCATATCATCTTCTTCTAAACCACGCGTAGTAATTGCAGCAGTTCCAATACGGATTCCTGAAGTTATAAACGGGCTTTTATCATCAAAAGGAACCATGTTTTTGTTTACTGTAATATCTGCTTTTCCTAATGCAATTTCTGCATCTTTACCAGAAATATTTTTATTACGTAAATCTATTAACATACAGTGGTTGTCTGTTCCGCCAGAGATAATATCATATCCTCTTGCAACAAATTCTTTTGCCATTTCTGCAGCATTTGCTTTTACTTGTAATTGATATTCTAAAAACTCATCTGTTAAAGCCTCTCCAAAAGCAACCGCTTTAGCAGCAATAACGTGCTCTAAAGGTCCACCTTGGTTTCCAGGAAAAACAGAAGAATTAATTAAAGTAGACATCTTTTTAGGATTTCCATTTTTTAAAGTCTCTCCAAAAGGATTGTCAAAATCTTTACCAATCATAATCATACCACCTCTTGGTCCACGTAAAGTTTTGTGGGTAGTTGTAGTAACAATATGACAATGAGGAATTGGATCATTTAAAATTCCTTTAGCAATTAAACCAGCAGGATGAGAAATATCTGCCATTAAAATAGCACCAACACTATCTGCAACTTCTCTAAATTTTTCAAAATCGATATCTCTAGAATATGCAGAAGCACCAGCAATAATTAGTTTAGGCTTGTGCTCTTTAGCTTGTGCAGCTAAATGATCATAATCTATAATTCCTGTTTCTTTAACAACTCCATAAAAAACAGGATTGTATAATTTACCAGAAAAGTTTACTGGAGAACCATGTGTTAAATGGCCACCATGAGATAAATCAAACCCTAAAACAGTATCACCAGGCTTCAAACAAGCAGCATAAACAGCTGTATTTGCCTGAGAACCAGAATGCGGCTGTACGTTTACATATTCTGCACCAAATAACTCTTTAGCTCTGTCTATAGCAATTTGCTCAATAACATCAACTATTTCACAACCTCCATAATATCTTTTACCAGGATATCCTTCAGCGTATTTATTGGTTAAAATAGAACCTTGGGCTCTCATAACATCATCACTTACAAAGTTTTCTGAAGCGATTAATTCTAATCCATTTAACTGTCTTTCTTTTTCTTCCTGAATAAGGTCAAAAATTTGGTTGTCTAATTGCATTGTTGTTGTTTTTATAGTAGCATCAAAAATAATAAAATCATATTTGTAAAAATCATGTTTTAACTATATTTTATCATTTTTTATTATATTTATATTTTTATTAAAAAAGTACTGTTAAAAATGCGTTTTTAATTGTTTTTTTATTTTAAAATGAAAAAAAATTATGTAGGTTTGATGAAAAATAAAATTCATTATAATGATCATAACAGCAAATAATCCGAATAGAAAATCTTGGTTAAAAGTAGATAAAGATTCAGACTTCCCCATTCAAAACTTACCTTTTGGTGTTTTTATCACTAGAGATGATATTATTACGATTGGTAGTAGAATTGGAAATTTTGCAATAGATTTAGGAGCTTTTCATCAATTAGGTTATTTTGAAGGGATACCATTAACGGATGATATTTTTCTACAAGATAATTTAAATGATTTTATTGCGGATGGTCGTAAAACTTGGCGTTTGGTTAGAAATCGAATTGCTGAAGTATTTGATGTTACCAATGGAACTTTAAGAGATAATGCCAATCATAAAGATAAAATTATCTTTAGAATGGACGAAGTAGAAATGTTGATACCTGTTGCTGTAGGTGATTATACAGATTTTTACGCGAGTAAAGAACACGCTACCAATGTAGGTTCTTTGTTTAGAGATCCAGAAAATGCATTGTTACCAAATTGGTTACACATACCTATTGGTTACCATGGTAGAAGTTCTTCTATAGTGCCATCTGGAACAAAAATTAGAAGACCTTACGGACAAACAAAACCTGAAGAAGGAAGTAATACTCCTGGTTTTGGACCTTCTCAATTATTAGATTTTGAACTAGAAATGGCATTTATAACCACAGATGCAAATGTTTTAGGTGATAGAATTCCGATTGAAGAAACGGAAGAATATATATTTGGATTGGTGCAATTTAACGATTGGTCTGCAAGAGACATTCAAGCTTGGGAATATGTACCATTAGGCCCATTTTTAGGGAAAAGTTTTGCATCTACCATATCTCCTTGGATTGTAACTTTAGATGCTTTAGAGCCTTTTAGAGTAGAAAGCCCTAAACAGGTTTACGAACCTTTACCTTATTTAAAACAAAAAGGAAAAGGAAGTTACGATATTCATTTACAAGTTGGTATACAACCAGAAAACGGAAAAGAAACCATTGTTTCTAATTCTAATTTTAAATATATGTATTGGACAATGGCACAGCAATTAGCACATCATACTGTGAATGGTTGTCCTGTAGAAGCTGGAGATTTAATGGGATCTGGTACTATTTCTGGTCCAACAAAAGATAGCTACGGTTCTATGTTAGAGTTAACTTGGCGAGGACAAAACCCTATTAAGTTAAACGATGGTACAGAACGTAAATTTATAAATGATAACGATACTGTAATTATGCGTGCACATTGTAAAAATGATAAAGTGCGTATTGGTTTTGGAGAATGTGTAGGTAAAATTCTACCTGCTAAATAGGTGCTAAATCTTTATATAAAATTAAAAGAGCTTCACAATTTGTGAAGCTTTTTTAATTTTACGCTATAATTTTTTTCAATAAGAGAAATACATTTCGTTCTAAAACGTCTACAGAGCCATCCGCAAAAAAGACATTTTTTATATCTTTTAAAAGATTTTCTTTTTCAATATCTGTGTATTTATTTTCAGCTAAATATGTTTTAATTTTCTCCATAGATTGATAATCATTATCATGTACAATCTCTGTATGAATCCTATTAAATAAAGTTTCATTTACTTTCGATAAAATATACTCACTTTCAGATTCAGTTTCTATATAATTGCTTTGTGCCGCGTACAACAATACGTAAGTTTGAAATTCTTCTTTTGTCCAATTGATGTTCATCATATTTTATTTTAAATTTCTATTGGTAAATTCTCCGTACTTCCCCACTCTGTCCAAGAACCATCATAAACAGCATAGTTTTTAGACCCTGAAATTTCTGCCCCTAAAGCTAATACAGATGCAGTGATTCCTGTTCCGCAAGAAAAAATAAAAGGTTTCTTTTTGGGGTTTATGTCATTGAAGATAACTTTTAATGCTGCTTCAGATTTGAATGTTCCATTTTCTATAATTTCACTAAAAGGCAAACTTACAGAATTAGGTAAATGACCTCCTTTTACATCACTTCTAGGTTCTGGTTCGGTACTATTAAAACGACCTTTGGAGCGTGCATCAGCAATTAAAATAGTTTCATTATTAATTGCTTTAAGAACATCTTCTGTAAATTTAATTTTTTCTGGTTGATAATTCACCTTAAAATCACCTTTTGAACGTGAATTCTTTTGTTGATTTTCAATAGGATATTTATTTTCAATCCATTTAGGGAAACCGCCATCTAAAACAGCAACGTTTGTAAAGCCCATTAATTGAAACATCCACCAAACTCTTGCTGAAGAATATATTCCTAAATCGTCATAACAAACAATAAGACTATCAGTATTAATACCTAATTCTTGTGCTTTATGTTCAAATTCTTTTGCTGATAAAATGGTATTCGGAAATTTTCCGTTTACATCAGAAAAAGTGTTTTTAATATCAAAAAAAATAGCGCCTTTAATCTGTGTTTTTTCATCAGATTTAACGGCATTGGACTTTTCTGTAACTTTTGGTATCGTACAATCTAAAATAATTAGATTTTTATGATCTAAATTATCTTGTAACCAAGCTACAGAAACTATCGGTTTTGTTATTTTTAAGGACATCCTATTAAAGAATTAGAAAAGTTATAGAAAACTACTTTACATCATCATAATTATCATCCCAATCTTTTGGTTTAGGGTCATCATGTAATTTATCTAACGACTTAGCAATTATCATAGCTACAGTGGCATCTCCTGTTACATTAACAGTAGTTCTCATCATATCTAAAGGTCTGTCTACAGCAAAAATAAGCGCCAATCCAATTGGTAGTAATTCCGCAGGAAAACCTATCGATTCTAAAACAATAACCAACATAACCATACCTGCACTAGGTACAGCTGCAGAACCAATGGAAGCTAATAAAGCAGTGGCTACAATAACAAGCTGATTAGAAAATGTAAGTCCTTCTGGCCATATTACTTGCATAATAAAAACGGCTGCAATGGCTTGGTATAAACTTGTTCCATCCATATTAATGGTGGCTCCTACTGGTAAAACAAAACCAGCGACTTCTGGATCTACACCCAAATGTTCTTCTACCCTTTCCATAGTTACCGGTAAGGTTGCAGCACTAGAACTTGTTGAAAATGCTAATAATTGCGCCGGACTTATTTGTTTTAAAAACCAAAGAGGCGATTTTTTTGTGTAAACACTCACTAAAATTAGATAGAATCCTATCATTAATAATAAACCTCCAACTACACAAAGTGCATAAACTAAAAGTTTTAAAAGGATTTCTGTATCATCAAAAGCAATAATAACATTTGCTAATAACGCAAATACTGCATACGGAGCAAAAAGCATAATTAAGTCTACCATTTTCATGACAACTTCATTTAAGGAATCAAAGAAATTCATTAATGGTTTTGCTTTTTTCTCTGGAATTAGTAATAGAGAAACTCCTACAAATAGTGCAAAAAAGATAATTTGAAGCATACTTGCATCACTTAATGATGTAAAAATATTACTCGGAAAGATATCTACTAAAGACTGTAATGGCCCTGTATTACTTTGTGCGCTTGCTTTTGTTAATTTGTCTACAACATCAGAAGATGTTTCATATTTGGCCTTTATCTTCTCTATTGTATCCGCAGACATACCTACTCCTGGTTTTACCACATTTACAATACCTAAGCCAATTATAATTGCAACCAAAGTAGTTAACATGTAGATAATCATAGTTCTAATTCCCATTTTTTTAATTTTAGAAATATCTTTTAAATCAGAAATTCCTTTAATTAAAGAGGCCAAAATAAGGGGTACGGCAATTAGTTTTAATAAGTTTATAAAAATGGTACCAAATGGTTTTACCCAATCTATAACAAAACCTTTACCTCCATCAATAGTATTCATGATGAAACCAAAAAGAATTCCAAGAACCATACCAATTAAAATTTTCCAGTGTAATGCTAGTTTTTTCATTAAATAGTTTAAAAATTAAGATTCTGAAAGGTAAAAAAAATAATAAAACATATGTGACTTTATTCGTATATTGTGTCATAATTTTTAGAAAACATACATATTAATTATTAAAAACATAAAAATGGCAGGTATATTAGACTTATTAAGTAGTGATTTAGGAAAACAAATAATTTCAGGAGTTTCTGGATCTACAGGAAATGACACCAGTAAAACAAGTAGTGTTTTAACAATGGCTTTACCTGTTTTAATGAAAGCTATGGAAAGAAATGCGGCTACGCCAGAAGGTGCTGCAGGAATAATGGGTGCTTTATCTGGTAAACATGATGGTAGTATTTTAGATAATCTTGGAGGCTTATTTAACGGAGGTGTAGATGAAAGCGTTAAACAAGATGGAGCAGGAATTCTTGGTCATATTTTAGGAAACAAACAACAAGGTGTTGAGCAGGTTATTGGTCAGAAATCTGGTTTAGACGCTGGTTCTGTAGCTAATATTTTAAAAGTAGCGGCACCTATATTAATGGGCGTTTTAGCAAAACAATCTAAAGAAAACAACGTGACAGATTCTTCTGGATTAGGTAGTTTATTAGGCGGAATGTTAGGAGGAAATGATACTGCAAATGAACAAAGTTTCTTAGAAAAAATACTAGATGCAGATGGTGATGGTAGTATTATTGATGATGTTGCAGGAATGGTTTTAGGAGGTGATAAAAAAAGTTCTGGTGGAATTGGTAGTTTATTAGGTGGTCTTTTTGGAAAATAAGATTTCTTAATAATAGGTATAAAAAAAGCTCAAACAATTGTTTGAGCTTTTTTTATATTTAAATAATTTTACAATTATAACAAGATTTATAAATTTCTTCATAAACTGGTAATATATTTTCTAATGAAAATTGCTTGGTATGTTTTTTAGCATTTTCTTTAAACCTTTGTAAAGTAGCATCATCTTTTACAATTGATATTGCATTTTTTGCCATATCTGCTATATCTCCCAAATTGCTTAAATAACCTGTTTCTCCTTGAATATTTACTTCTGGTAAACCACCTGTATTAGTAGATATTACAGCAGTACCTGCAGCCATTGCTTCTAAAGCTGCTAAACCAAAACTTTCTGTTTGCGATGGCAATAGAAAAACATCTGTGTAACATAATATTTTAGCTACTTCTGTACTATTTCCTAAAAAGAAAACATCTTCCGTTAGTTTTAATTCTTTTACTAATTTCTCTGCTTTTGCTCTTTCTGGTCCTTCACCAATCATTAAAAGTTTAGACGGAATTTCTTTTCTTACTTCACTAAAAATTTTAACGACGTCTTCTACTCTCTTTACCGGTCTAAAATTACTTACGTGTGTAAAAATTCTTTCATTAGGTTTTGCTAATGCTATTCTTTTACACTCTTCTTTATTTGCATCATTATATTTCTCAACATCAATAAAATTATAAATTACCTTAATGTCTTTTGTAATATTGAACAACTTATTGGTTGTTTCTTTTAAATTATTAGAAACTGCAGTAACAACATCAGAATTATTGATGCTAAATTCTACTGCTGTTTTATAGGTAGGATGGCTCCCTACCAAAGTTATATCTGTTCCGTGTAAAGTAGTAACAACTCTAACATCTAACCCTTTTTCTTTTAACATTTGTTTTGCCATATAGGCTGCATACGCATGCGGTATCGCATAATGTACATGTAAAACTTCTAAATCATGCTTTTTAACTACTTCTACCATTTTACTAGACAGTGCTAACTCATATGGTTGGTATTCAAAAAGAGGATATTCTTCTATTACAACTTGATGAAAATGTAAATTATGAGATAAAAAATCTAACCGAACAGGTTGATTATAGGTAATAAAATGTACTTCATGACCTTTGTTTGCCAAAGCCATTCCTAATTCTGTAGCTACTACTCCACTTCCCCCAAATGTTGGGTAACAAACAATTCCTATTTTCATATAATTTTTTGAAATATTAGATGCCTTATATTTAAAGATTCATAAATATGATTCTTTAGTTGTAAATATACTTCTATTCTTACAGTTGAAATCTAAATAAAAACATAAAAAAAGCTTTTCAATTAGATCGAAAAGCCTTTTTAATATATTAATTTTAGAATCTAAAGACGCTATTTTTTAGTAATCTCCTAAAGTTGCTGGGTTTTGAGCCAATGCATTTTCTAACTGCTCATCACTTGGTGCTTTACCATGCCAAGCATGTGTGTGCATCATAAAATCTACACCATTACCCATTTCTGTATGTAATAAAATACAAACTGGTTTTCCTTTTCCTGTTAATGCTTTTGCTGCTGCTAAACCGGCTAATATTGCATCAATATCATTTCCTTTTTCTACATCTAAAACATCCCAACCAAAAGCTTCAAATTTAGCTCTGATGCTTCCCATAGGTAAAACTTCGTCTGTAGAACCATCAATTTGTTTACCGTTTAAATCGATTGTTGCAATGATGTTATCTACTTTTTTTGCTGATGCATACATAATTGCTTCCCAGTTCTGACCTTCTTGCAATTCACCATCACCATGTAATGTATAAACAATTTTATCGTCTCCGTTTAATTTTTTAGCTTGCGCAGCTCCTAAACCATTAGACATTCCTTGCCCTAAAGAACCAGATGCTATTCTAATACCCGGTAAGCCCTCATGTGTAGTTGGGTGTCCTTGTAAACGAGAGTTTAACAATCTAAAAGTTGATAATTCTTCTACTGGAAAAAAACCACTGTGCGCCAAAACACTATAAAAAACTGGAGAAATATGTCCGTTAGAAAGGAAGAATAAATCTTCATTCTTTCCGTCCATTGTAAAATCTGTAGAATAGTCCATTACTTCTTGATATAAGCATGTAATAAATTCTGCACATCCTAAAGATCCTCCTGGGTGACCAGAATTTACTTTATGAACCATACGTAATATATCTCTACGAACTTGTTGCGTAAAATCTTGTAATTGTTGTGTTGTTGGCATTTTGTTGTTTTAATTTGTACAAAAGTAATTTTTTTAACAGCAACTAACAAGATTAATTGTAAGCAAAATAGCTTTATCAATAATTAAAATGATATTTCTAAAAAAAGTGAATTCTAAAAGTCAAAAGCTAGGTTTTTTGTTTCTTTTTCTTTGCTGCAGGAAACAATACATTATTTAAAATTAAACGATAACCAGGTGATGTTGGATGTAAATCTAATGCTGTTTTTGGATCGTTAATTCTATGCGAATAATCTTCGGGGTCATGTCCTCCATAAAAAGTAAACATTCCTTTTCCTTTTGTTCCATGAATATAACGTGCTTCACCATTGGTTTTATTTTCACCCAAAACCAATACATTTGTTTTAATTGTATTTCTATTAAAAGAAGTAGTTTGCCCCATAAATCCTTTTACTAAAACAGTATGATTTTGTGTTAACATAGTTGGCACTGGATCCCACTTTGCAGAAAATTCACCTAAAGAAAAATAGTCTGATGTTTTTGGTATTTTGCGCTTACTGGTCATATCTATGGTAGAAAACTCATAGGTTGTAGGATTTTTAATCAATTGAAAGTCCTTAAAAGCAAAGGTTTTATTATAATTTATTTTAGATTGATAATTTAATTCAGATGCATCACCATCAAACATTGCCTCAACAATATCTACACCTTCGGCAGATAAAGCAATATCAAAACTATCGGTTGCAGAACACATAGCAAACATAAAGCCTCCTCCAATTACGTAATCTCTTATTTTTTTGGCAACGGCTAGTTTTTCTTCAGAAACCTTAGAAAAACCTAATTCAGATGCTTGCTTTTCTGCTCTTAATTTTCCTTCTACATACCAAGGTGCCGTTTTAAAAGATCCGTAAAACTTACCATATTGTCCGGTAAAATCTTCATGGTGTAAATGCAACCATTCATATAATAGTAGTTTGTCTTCTAAAACTTCTTGGTCGTAAATAACATCAAACGGAATCTCAGCATAAGACAAAACCAAGGTTACAGCATCATCCCAAGGCATTTTATCTTTTGGCGAATACACCGCTATTTTTGGTGCTTTTTCTAAAGTTACTGCATCCTGATTAGAAGATGGTGATGAAATTTCTTGTAAAATTAATTGCGCTTTTGCATCAGAAATTATTTGGTAAGAAACACCACGTATTTTACATTCATTTTCTGCTATTTTATTGTTTTCTATTAAAAAAGCACCTCCATCATAATTTAATAACCATTTCGATTTTAAGCCTGCCTCTAATGAAAAATAGACAATTCCATAAGCTTTTAAATGGTTTCCTTGGTTATCATAACTCATTGGTACATAAATAAATGATGCCAAAATAGAGTTTGAGATTAATAGAAATATAAGTATAAATAGGTGTTTTTTCATCAATAATAATATATTCTAAATATTAGAAGTGATAAATATACTAAGTTTATATCTTTGTTTCTGTGATATTTGATTAATCTTAAAAATTATAAAAATGCATAGTATTAATTGGGGAATTATTGGTTGTGGTGATGTTACTGAAGTAAAAAGTGGACCTGCTTTTCAGAAGGTTAAAAACTCTAAACTTATTGCAGTAATGAGAAGAAATGGTGCTAAAGCAGAAGATTTTGCTAAAAGACATCATGTTCCTTTTTGGTATGATTCTATAGATAAGTTATTACAAAACCCTGAAATAAATGCAATTTATATAGCGACTCCTCCATCAACTCATTTAGAAATAGCAAAAAAATACTTGAAAGCAGAAAAATTAGTTTATTTAGAAAAACCAATTACTTTAAATTTTGATGAAGCTAAAGAATTAGAAACATTTATTACCAAAAAAAATATGTTGGTAGTTGCTCATTATAGACGAGAATTAGACGCTTTTAAAAAGGTAAAAGAGTTAATTGATGCTCATGAAATAGGTAAAATACTTTTTGCTGATATTCAAATCTATCAACCTAAAATAAACAATATTATAGCTAAAACAGAAACGAATTGGAGGTTGAATCCTGTAGTTTCTGGTGGTGGATATTTTCATGATATTGCGCCCCATCAAATAGATTTAATGCTTTATTATTTTGGTGAATTTAAAAATGCTAGAGGTTTTTCTACATCTTTCAAAAATAACGGGGTTGAAGACATTGTTAACGGAATTATAGAGTTTAAAAACGGAATACAATTTAGAGGAATTTGGAATTTTAATGCCTCTGAAAAAGATGTTAAAGATGAATGCGTTATTTATGGTGAAAAAGGAACTATTATATTTTCTTTTTATGGAGGACAAGTAGTTTTGAAAACCAATGAAAATGAAGAAACTTTTGAATTCTTAACCCCTTTACACGTACAACAACCTATGATTGAAAAAACTGTAAATTACTTTTTAAATACAGGTAAAAACCCTTGTGCTATTGAAGATGGAGTACCTGTTATGCAAATTATAGATTTGTTTACCAAAAAATAAAAAAACACAATTACCTTAAAGCAATTGTGTTTTTTTATAATTTTATATTTTTTTTAAGGCTTAAAACGGAACATCATCATCACTTCCAAAAGCATCTTTAGGATCCACTCCTCCTTGTCCTGCAAAAGGATCTTCTGGGAAATCTGCATTCATAGATGATTGAAATTCAGAACTAAATCCTTCTTCTAAATCAGAGAATTTTGCTAAGTGACCGGTAAATTTCAAACGAATATTTTCTAAACCACCATTTCTGTGTTTTGCAACAATAAATTCTCCTTGTCCCTCACATGGTGAATGATCATCATCATCCCATTCTGTCATTCCGTAGTATTCTGGACGGAAAATAAACGATACAATATCTGCATCTTGCTCAATTGCTCCAGATTCACGTAAATCAGACAATAAAGGTCTTTTAGATCCTCCACGCGTCTCAACCGCACGAGATAACTGAGAAAGTGCAATTACTGGCACTTCTAATTCTTTTGCTAAAGCTTTTAAGTTTCTAGAAATCATAGAGATTTCTTGTTCACGATTTCCGTTAGATTTTCCACCGGCAGTCATTAATTGTAAATAATCAATTACAATAATTTTAACACCGTGTTGCGACACCAATCTTCGTGCTTTTGCACGTAAATCAAATACAGAAAGAGACGGTGTGTCATCAATAAAAATAGGCGCATCAGATAAACGTTTTACTTTTACGTTTAGTTGTTCCCATTCGTGTGGTTCTAAATTTCCTTTTCTTAATTTTTCTGAAGTTAAACCTGTTTCCGAAGAAATCATACGCGTAATTAACTGAACAGAAGACATCTCTAAAGAAAACACAGCAACACCATGACCAAAATCAATTGCCATATTTTTTGCCATAGAAATTACAAATGCTGTTTTTCCCATACCAGGACGTGCAGCAATAATCACTAAATCCGATGGTTGCCAACCAGAAGTTAACGCATCTAATTTTGTAAAACCAGTTGCCAAACCAGACATACCTTCTTGGTTACCAATTTCTTGAATCTTAGCTAAGGCTTGTTTTACTAAAGATCCTGCATCTTCAGAACTCTTTTTTAAGTTTCCTTGGGTAACTTCAAAAAGTTTTGCCTCTGCATCGTCTAATAAATCAAAGACATCGGTACTTTCATCATACGCATTTTCTATAATTTCACTAGAAATTGAAATTAATCTACGTTGAATAAATTTTTGAAGAATAATTCTTGCATGGAACTCAATGTGTGCTGATGATGCTACTTTTTGAGTTAAACGAATTAAAAAGAAATCTCCACCAACAAATTCTAGTTTACCATTCTTTTTTAACAAGTTAGATACTGTTAAAAGGTCAATTGGTTCAGAATTTTGAAATAACTCATAAATAGCCGCATACACTTCTTGATGTTTTTGATCATAAAAAGCATCTGAACTTAAGACGTCTATAACGTCATCAATTCCTTTTTTATCAATCATCATTGCCCCCAACACAGCTTCCTCTAACTCCAACGCCTGTGGAGGAATCTTGCCTTTTTCAAGACTAATTAATCTTGATTTATCTATCTTTTTTCCCGTAACAGGAGTCGTTTTTTCCATTACTACAAAGGTACTTTTTTAGGTTGAAATTAATTTCTAAAAGTTCATTTTAATTTGTAAACATTTATTGTAAACAAAAATGTTATTATCTTGTTAATAACCAGCCAA
Protein-coding regions in this window:
- a CDS encoding Gfo/Idh/MocA family protein — its product is MHSINWGIIGCGDVTEVKSGPAFQKVKNSKLIAVMRRNGAKAEDFAKRHHVPFWYDSIDKLLQNPEINAIYIATPPSTHLEIAKKYLKAEKLVYLEKPITLNFDEAKELETFITKKNMLVVAHYRRELDAFKKVKELIDAHEIGKILFADIQIYQPKINNIIAKTETNWRLNPVVSGGGYFHDIAPHQIDLMLYYFGEFKNARGFSTSFKNNGVEDIVNGIIEFKNGIQFRGIWNFNASEKDVKDECVIYGEKGTIIFSFYGGQVVLKTNENEETFEFLTPLHVQQPMIEKTVNYFLNTGKNPCAIEDGVPVMQIIDLFTKK
- the dnaB gene encoding replicative DNA helicase, with product MEKTTPVTGKKIDKSRLISLEKGKIPPQALELEEAVLGAMMIDKKGIDDVIDVLSSDAFYDQKHQEVYAAIYELFQNSEPIDLLTVSNLLKKNGKLEFVGGDFFLIRLTQKVASSAHIEFHARIILQKFIQRRLISISSEIIENAYDESTDVFDLLDDAEAKLFEVTQGNLKKSSEDAGSLVKQALAKIQEIGNQEGMSGLATGFTKLDALTSGWQPSDLVIIAARPGMGKTAFVISMAKNMAIDFGHGVAVFSLEMSSVQLITRMISSETGLTSEKLRKGNLEPHEWEQLNVKVKRLSDAPIFIDDTPSLSVFDLRAKARRLVSQHGVKIIVIDYLQLMTAGGKSNGNREQEISMISRNLKALAKELEVPVIALSQLSRAVETRGGSKRPLLSDLRESGAIEQDADIVSFIFRPEYYGMTEWDDDDHSPCEGQGEFIVAKHRNGGLENIRLKFTGHLAKFSDLEEGFSSEFQSSMNADFPEDPFAGQGGVDPKDAFGSDDDVPF